One window of the Octopus sinensis linkage group LG3, ASM634580v1, whole genome shotgun sequence genome contains the following:
- the LOC115209798 gene encoding peroxiredoxin-5, mitochondrial isoform X2 has product MDVIKVGDAIPSASLFEHNPNTKLNSSELFGSGKHVIFGVPGAFTPTCSESHLPGYIEKHNELKKKGIASINCVAVNDPFVMKAWGETHNATGKIRMLADIQAEFTKALGLEIDLSAVLGNVRSKRYAMVVENGIVKQLLVEPSGIELTCSAANKLMSEI; this is encoded by the exons ATGGATGTCATAAAG GTTGGTGATGCTATCCCCAGTGCCAGTCTCTTTGAACACAACCCTAACACCAAACTGAATTCTAGTGAACTGTTTGGTAGTGGAAAGCATGTTATTTTTGGTGTACCAGGTGCATTTACTCCTACTTGTTCAGAA TCTCATTTGCCTGGTTATATTGAAAAACATAATGAACTCAAAAAGAAAGGGATCGCATCTATTAACTGTGTGGCAGTCAACGATCCATTTGTTATGAAAGCTTGGGGTGAAACCCATAATGCAACAGGAAAG ataCGAATGTTGGCAGACATACAAGCAGAATTTACAAag GCTCTTGGTCTTGAGATCGACCTCTCAGCAGTGCTAGGAAATGTTCGATCAAAACG GTATGCCATGGTTGTTGAGAATGGTATTGTCAAGCAGCTACTTGTAGAACCTAGTGGAATAGAATTAACTTGCAGTGCAGCCAATAAACTGATGAGTGAAATTTAA
- the LOC115209798 gene encoding peroxiredoxin-5, mitochondrial isoform X1, with translation MACSRISAVIRCKSSYINGSRRLSTSKPVQAALKVGDAIPSASLFEHNPNTKLNSSELFGSGKHVIFGVPGAFTPTCSESHLPGYIEKHNELKKKGIASINCVAVNDPFVMKAWGETHNATGKIRMLADIQAEFTKALGLEIDLSAVLGNVRSKRYAMVVENGIVKQLLVEPSGIELTCSAANKLMSEI, from the exons ATGGCGTGTAGTCGTATTTCTGCTGTTATCCGTTGTAAAAGTTCTTATATAAATGGATCACGGAGACTATCTACATCGAAGCCGGTCCAAGCTGCGCTCAAG GTTGGTGATGCTATCCCCAGTGCCAGTCTCTTTGAACACAACCCTAACACCAAACTGAATTCTAGTGAACTGTTTGGTAGTGGAAAGCATGTTATTTTTGGTGTACCAGGTGCATTTACTCCTACTTGTTCAGAA TCTCATTTGCCTGGTTATATTGAAAAACATAATGAACTCAAAAAGAAAGGGATCGCATCTATTAACTGTGTGGCAGTCAACGATCCATTTGTTATGAAAGCTTGGGGTGAAACCCATAATGCAACAGGAAAG ataCGAATGTTGGCAGACATACAAGCAGAATTTACAAag GCTCTTGGTCTTGAGATCGACCTCTCAGCAGTGCTAGGAAATGTTCGATCAAAACG GTATGCCATGGTTGTTGAGAATGGTATTGTCAAGCAGCTACTTGTAGAACCTAGTGGAATAGAATTAACTTGCAGTGCAGCCAATAAACTGATGAGTGAAATTTAA